The sequence ACCGGGAGGAAATGACCTTGTGCAGGGTTATAGGGCTTGTATTTTGCCACAATGAACCTCTTTTTAGATGTTCAGTTGTCTGTTTGGTTAACTTCGGCAAAATATAGCATATTTTGTCAATAATATCAAGGTGGTTATGGTTATTCTACAGGCTCAACGTTTGAGTTAACCAGTGCGCCACCCAAAGATGCAGATGAGGCAACCAACCTCTTCGCATCTGGTTAAACGCCTGGTGTACGCCCGACATGGGCGTGAACTAATGGGGTTAGAGTCCCCTGTAAGTGTTCCATGTAACGTTGTGAAACGTAACATAAATTACTAGCCAATGGCAAGGGCGTTACCGTGAGGTAGGGTCTGAAGGAAGCCGGATGGCAAAGATATGGGGTGACGAACAGAAATATCATATAAGGCCGAGTCTCTGGGTCAGTCAGCACAACATGATTACGCCCGGGAACAGGAGATACGGTAAATGATGCGCTCGCATATCGGAAGTTCACGCTCTTATTCGGGGAGATCTGTATTCCATGCAATATGAAATTATTTCCAGTGAAATTACCGGTGGGGTTCCGGTTTCCAAATATCCCGGCATAGACAGGGAATGTCCTGCCCGTCTGTGAGATACGAAGAAAGAAGACAGACAGGAAATGATGAAATACGGCACCACTTTGAGCAATCGGAATGGTGAGAATGCAGAAGTCAGCAGAAGCCATAGTAGTCCAAAGCCGGGGGTAATGCCGCGGACACGGTGAAGGGCTGAACATTAAGGAGAGAAATATGTTGCCAAGACATCTTACACGTACTGTGAACCTGAACGGGGGAGTAGTGTATAAGCGTATCGCGGATGAGCAGTTCTCAAACGATCAACTACTGGAACGTATAGTTTCGACAGAGAATGTCGGTAAGGCCTGGAAACAGGTGCGCAGTAATAAAGGTGCTCCCGGAATCGACGAAATAACAGTCGGGGATTTCCCGTTCACTTTTCGTGAATGCTGGCCTGAAATACGCTCAACCATACTGGAAGGGAATTACACCCCTTCTCCTGTTCAGAGAGTTGAAATCCCCAAACCGGATGGCAGTACTCGTCCTCTTGGGATTCCAACTGTGCTGGATAGAGTTATCCAGCAGGCCATCGCTCAGGTTATGAGTCCTATTTTCGAGCCTCATTTTTCAGAATCGAGTTGTGGGTTCAGACCGGGCAGATCAGCCCATGATGGAGTGAAGCAGATAAAGCAGTACATCAGACAGGGCTACAAAGTCGCAGTTGATATGGATTTGTCGAAATTCTTCGACACAGTCAACCACGATGTTCTGATGAACCGGGTATCACGTCGGATAGAAGATAAACGTGTACTCAAGCTTATCGGCAAATACCTTCGGGCTGGCGTAATGGTTAATGGCCGTCGTCTTGCAACTCCGCTTGGAGTACCGCAGGGCGGTCCTCTTTCGCCACTTCTTGCAAATATTCTTCTTGACGATCTGGATAAGGAACTGGAGAAACGTGGTCACCACTTCGTTCGTTATGCCGATGACTTCATCATTTTAGTGAAAAGTCTTTCAGCAGCAGAACGGGTGATGGCCAGTGTCAGCAGATTCCTGAAAAGAGAGCTACGGCTAATCGTCAACGAGAAGAAAAGCAGTTTTGGTAAAGTGGAGGAATGCAGTTTTCTCGGGTTTGTCTTTGTGCGAGGCAAAATAAGATGGAGCGACAAAGCCTTTTGTGAGTTCAAAAGACGTATTCGTCTTTTTACCGGAAGAAGCTGGGGCGTCTCCATGGAATACCGCCTACACAAACTTGCAGAGTATGTACGGGGCTGGATAAACTATTACGGCATTTCGGAGTATTATCGCCCGATCCCGATAGTAGACGAATGGCTCCGTCGCAGGATACGAATGTGTTTCTGGAAACAATGGAGATATACACGAACCAAAGTGTCCAATCTTCTCAAGCTGGGAACCTTCAAAAGACAGGCAATTATGACAGCATTAAGTCGTAAAGGCCCATGGCATCTCGCCAGAACCCTGGCTGCACAAACGGGCATGACCAACAAATGGCTGAAAGAACTTGGGTTGATATCTGTCAAAGACCAGTGGGTGAAGATTCACTATCCGGCTCAGGCCCGATGACCTTAATGAACCGCCCTATGCGGAGCCGCTTGTGGGGTGGTGTGGGGAGGGCGAGGGAAAACCTCGCCCTTACCCGATTCGGCGATTTTCACCATCTGGCTTGTCGCTAAACCTAAAAAAGGCCAGGCACTCTCATGAGTATCCGGCCTTTTAAAGGTATGAAAATATGATAAATATTTTTGATTATCCAGGGGAAGGTGCATTGCTCTTAGGTTCTTTTATTAAGTCAACTAGAAATGGAATTTCGCTATCTAACTTCCATCGTGTATTTCTTTTTGTTTCAACCGTTATCAAGTATTCACCTTCATGCTCAGCCACAAGGTTAGCTATTTCAACGTTTATGTTTGCTGTCCTGCCTACAGGACCACCAATTACAATTGGTTGTTCCAGTAGTATTTCTTTTTTTTCTGTTCCGGGAACAATTATCCCTATACGGAAACGAATATTTCTTTTATTTTTAGAATTATAGAACCATGTTGAGGTGAGTATTAATGGTGGTATTTTAGATGGCAGACCTGTAAGGCCAAATGAAGCTCCACTTAACACCTCGATAAAACTTGGTAATTTAGTTCTTTCATCTGCTATTACTTTGCTACAGATGAGACTCGTCACATGTCGGATCATATCATCATCATCCTTTTAATACTCTTAATTATTGTAAGCTGAAGTTATTTGAGCTGCCGGACAAAAATGCACCGACTGCACTTTCTTTAGTACCTTCAATGTCGGTAGTGATATTCAAATATTGAGAATGCTCAGAGGCAAGGATGGCAACATTTTTAGCCATACCCGCTGTTTGACCAATGATCGCTTTAAGTTCATCAATAACGTTTTTGTACACTTCAACTTTGCTGGAGCGTTCTTGGAGCATTGACACAATTTGTGAATTAAGAGAAATTCCTTCTTGTTCAGCTATTTTTGACAACCGTTCATGGAGTGAAACAGGTAGTCGTAGTCGAAATTGTCCACTGAACTTTTTCGCTGTTTGTGGCAACGGAATTTCTTCACCATCTTCTTTTAATATTTCTATTGCATCAGCTAAAACCAAATTTAATTGTGCAGTTGCTTTTTCTTGTGTTTCGCCAAACCCCGACAAAAATGGAAATTCCATTGAAGTCGCCACAAAGCACTCATCCTCTTCGCTCCACAAGGTACTTATAGAATATTTGTGCATTATGATCCCTTTATTATAATTTTATCTGAAATTCTTCTATGAAACTAAGTAACTGTTTTACTTGGTAGGGTTTAGCTTTGCTTTTATCTCGTTCATCATGTTGAAAGTTCATCAAATTATTGGGTGCTTTGATGGTTGAGTGTTTATACATGAATCCATGACCAGAACTTTTTCTTCTCTCAAAGCCAGCTTTCCCTGCTAACTTCAAAAGATTTTTAAAGCTAACATTCTTTGGGTTGGCAATCGCATCTCCTAATAGCTTTTCTATACGACTCATCAGGTCATCTCTCATTATGGTACCACAGGGGGGACCATTTTGTAAACTATCTGTATTTATTTATCAAGGGTTAATTTTATGCAAGGCTTACCTATCTCCGCCAGCCGAACGCCAGAGATAACCGGCTTGCCAACCAGTTGGCTACCAAGTTCAAACGGCTAAAATTATTGAAGCTAACTCAAGAGAACGCGCGTGCTCGCAAGTCGGGTTGATTGATTTGTTATGTTATTTCATGCACATATGATATTTACAGCAGTGTTTATCTGTGCGAAACTTTAATTTATTGCCCATTTTTGAATGTTGAATTTATTACTTTCACCGCTATATGCCCAATTTGCACCTGTTGCAACAGCGAAATCATTACCGAAGGTTGTTAATTTAACTGACCAAAAGTAAGATGAATCTAGTGTTTGAGGACAACGCTCATCTTTTCTTTTTTCTTTTTTATATTTTTCAAATTCACTCCAAAGTTTACCCATAACTCCATAAGAATATTTTGAACCGCAGTCTTCGTGAGGGAATAATGATTCCTTTTTAGTTTTGACAAGACCGAGTCTTTCTAGGTTGCTGATGTATAACCACATTCTGGAATTATTTTTTATGCCAGCCTTAACTTGTAAAGGGAAACTGTCTTTAGAAAACTGAAAACCACTTTCTACTTTCATATAAAGGCTAGCAAATATATGTGCTTCTATAATATTGTATGGCGACGAAGCAATAACAGAGAAAATTCGGCATTCGTCGGATACCAAATTTTTTAGAACTTCTGCAAAAGCTGGGTGGGTAGTATCAATTTTTTCTTGATCCATATTCCCTGCAAGTAAGTTTACAAACATAGTTCTTGGCAGCGGGTCTTCTGCATTTATGGTTGACTGTAGTCCTTGGATTACCCTGATTGCCATCTCTGGTTCTGGGCTAACGATAGTTGAAGGGTCTTTTCTCTCATTTTTGAACTTTTGCTCAATTGCGGATTCAACCCAGTCAAATGTTTTATCTACTGTTGATATAAGGCCGGAGACAGGACGTAAGGTTACTTTGATTGCTTCAGTCAAAGTGTTGCCAAATTCTTTTGCGGCACCGTGCACTACATCATCATAAATTTTGGGGATCAAAGACTTAATAACTTTTTCTTCCATTATTTCATCCTTACAAACATAACGCAAAGCTAAGACGCGCGCCTAGCCGAGGTTAGAGTAGGTTCGAGTTGTATTGAGATGGCCGAAGCCGATTTAGCAAAGCGCAAGTTTGCGCGTCGTGCTTGAGCGAATTGTTATGTATTTTCTATTTTGGCGTAATTGTACCAGTTGCTTTTTGGTCTGGACAGCTCTCAACTTCATACGATGCATTTTCAATATAATAAGTGATTTTACAGCCGGTTACTTCATGTTCGCCTAAATAAGCTATGGGGTGCTCTGTTAATATGATTTTATCATCCTCTTTGTCGTACTCCGCTTTTCCTGATGATGTTGAATGGCCGTTATTAATTTGAATTTTAACATCATTTGTGGCGATGAGTTTTTTTACCTTCTCAGCCATTTTTTCGTCGCCTGAATTAGAAATATTTTCGTGCAAAATAACCAGCTTTTGGCACTCAATTTTCATATTGGTTGATGTGGCAACTACGTCTTTTGTAATGATGATGATGTTTTCTTTATTTTTGAACTCCCAATAGTCACCTATGACATGCAACTTAGATGCACCAATATAACCCTCTGCGGCCTTAATTTGCGGGACATAACTGGCAATTGCTAAGAGGATTGTGAAAAGGGCGATTGGTTTCTTGGTGTTCATTTGGTGTTCATATACATAACAGTGTTAATACATGGACAATGTCCATCATATTACCTTATATCTGGCTACATTTTCCTCTTATCTTGATATTAAAACATTCTGCATGGAAAATAGTGTCCACTTATTACCTTGAAATCTCTATTTTCCAGCTATTGCCATATTAGGGCCAAAAAGTGGAAAAACAGACGGTTTGCGTCATTTTTCCCACAAACATAACCGGACTGTTTTTTTATAGATATTATGGGAGATGTCCAGTGGGCAAGAATGGCCTAGGCAGAAATACCTTAAGTTAATATAATTTCCGCTCCTCTTCCTTCAAATAAACCACCATCCATTAAAACAGACGATCCATACTTATTCAATGAATAAATGTGCTATTTGTTTGATAATTCAAATGAATTTTTTGTAAAGATGTGCGGTGGCAAGGGTAACTGTCGTGCAATATAGGCAGGTTTAGATGTTTTTTATACATCTCGATTTCAAAAGAGTGACTGAAACTCAACCGACTGGAAACATAAAAATTTAGGTAAACAGGAGGAGTGTGATTGTTTAGAGTTATGTGGAATTCCAGAAATTTCCCTTGGCCATTCACGCCGGAATCGTGGTCTGTCCCTTAATCCCTGCTTAATCC comes from Desulfocapsa sulfexigens DSM 10523 and encodes:
- a CDS encoding type II toxin-antitoxin system HicB family antitoxin; this encodes MHKYSISTLWSEEDECFVATSMEFPFLSGFGETQEKATAQLNLVLADAIEILKEDGEEIPLPQTAKKFSGQFRLRLPVSLHERLSKIAEQEGISLNSQIVSMLQERSSKVEVYKNVIDELKAIIGQTAGMAKNVAILASEHSQYLNITTDIEGTKESAVGAFLSGSSNNFSLQ
- a CDS encoding LptA/OstA family protein, whose translation is MNTKKPIALFTILLAIASYVPQIKAAEGYIGASKLHVIGDYWEFKNKENIIIITKDVVATSTNMKIECQKLVILHENISNSGDEKMAEKVKKLIATNDVKIQINNGHSTSSGKAEYDKEDDKIILTEHPIAYLGEHEVTGCKITYYIENASYEVESCPDQKATGTITPK
- a CDS encoding DUF4393 domain-containing protein; the protein is MEEKVIKSLIPKIYDDVVHGAAKEFGNTLTEAIKVTLRPVSGLISTVDKTFDWVESAIEQKFKNERKDPSTIVSPEPEMAIRVIQGLQSTINAEDPLPRTMFVNLLAGNMDQEKIDTTHPAFAEVLKNLVSDECRIFSVIASSPYNIIEAHIFASLYMKVESGFQFSKDSFPLQVKAGIKNNSRMWLYISNLERLGLVKTKKESLFPHEDCGSKYSYGVMGKLWSEFEKYKKEKRKDERCPQTLDSSYFWSVKLTTFGNDFAVATGANWAYSGESNKFNIQKWAIN
- the ltrA gene encoding group II intron reverse transcriptase/maturase gives rise to the protein MLPRHLTRTVNLNGGVVYKRIADEQFSNDQLLERIVSTENVGKAWKQVRSNKGAPGIDEITVGDFPFTFRECWPEIRSTILEGNYTPSPVQRVEIPKPDGSTRPLGIPTVLDRVIQQAIAQVMSPIFEPHFSESSCGFRPGRSAHDGVKQIKQYIRQGYKVAVDMDLSKFFDTVNHDVLMNRVSRRIEDKRVLKLIGKYLRAGVMVNGRRLATPLGVPQGGPLSPLLANILLDDLDKELEKRGHHFVRYADDFIILVKSLSAAERVMASVSRFLKRELRLIVNEKKSSFGKVEECSFLGFVFVRGKIRWSDKAFCEFKRRIRLFTGRSWGVSMEYRLHKLAEYVRGWINYYGISEYYRPIPIVDEWLRRRIRMCFWKQWRYTRTKVSNLLKLGTFKRQAIMTALSRKGPWHLARTLAAQTGMTNKWLKELGLISVKDQWVKIHYPAQAR